Below is a window of Alphaproteobacteria bacterium DNA.
GGCTATTCTCTTGAGTGCTGTCCATAACTTTGAACACGCGATCGCAGGAGCACCCTTTACTGGTTCGGTAAGTTTTGAGGCTGAGCCAGAGAAATCTCTCCTGAAACCTTATCCTATTGAGAGCGTGTACTTTCCAATAGACTTTATGACTCAGGAAGACCCACTGGATATGACGGATATTTGTGTTTGCGTGACCACCCTTCTTCCGACCGATACACCGCTTGACATCATTGAACTGTATGATGGCCCCTCCTTAGTCTATGAAGAACTCCTTGAATGCACCTTGGTTGGGTATGGAAACATGTATGGTCCAAATGTTTCGACAAAAGCTGAGCTTATCGTAGAGCGTAAATCATGCAAAACTTTTGCGAGCCTCAAAGATAATGGGAAGGAAGGGCCAGCTATAAACACTTTCCTAAAATCTTCAGTCACCTTTGAAACGTTCCATCAGACCCTTGAAACGAATGTTGAGAGTTTTGAAGATACATCCGATCGAGAAATTCAAGTTGATAAGGATACGATTGTTAAATGCCATCCGCAGCAACGGATGCCCTCAGAGGGGTGTTCGGGAGGACCCCTCGTATATGAAACCCTCAATGGCCCTCGTGTTTTAGGGGCCTATGCCAAGACGGACATTGAAGCGTATTTTCAAGCGGAGAAAATGCCCGTCGTGACTTTATCTGTCGCTCCCCTACAAACCAATCCCTGGATCTCACATATTGTGACGCTTCTCAAAGAGGGTGGCACTTTTGAAGAGACAGATAAAATTGGTGTGCACACAATGAAGCTTGAGTTGTAAACATCTCATCCGCAGGACATGCAATCCCCAAAATCTGTTGTAAATGCAAAAAAATTTACTTCCACGCAATAACATAATAACTTCCAAGACCTGCATGCAGGAACAGAGGGTCAATCTTCACGGCTTCTGTAGCTTTCAATTTTTCTTTAGCTTGTCTTGTCATCTCTTTCGATTGAGCCTCAAGGATCCGAATTGTGTCTTCAGTCAATTTCTGTGCTGCGTCAATCCCTACAAATCCTATTATCGTTTCATACATAGGAGCGGTATGTACCCTTACATCCCTAAATCCTAGTGGCCCCATCTGTTCACACATATAGTGTTCAAGTTCTGGAATCGTCTTAAATTGCAACTGCCCTTGATACATTAACTTATAGCCAAAACAGCCTTCTGTATTATTTCCAGGATAATGTCCAGGCTGCCATAATCCATCAGTACACGTTAGTATTAACGTGAAAACAAATGCCCCTCCCGGTTTAAGAGCCTTTCCAATATTCGCGATAAGTCCTGAGGAAGATAAAACTCCTGGATGATAGCTTGCATCCCAAACAACATCCCAGAAGTTAGGTCGATTTTCAGGAAATAGAACGGCTTGATGATGGGGCATTTTTAAATTGAGCACTATATCTGAACCAAAGGGATTATCGATTTCGGCACTGGCCGTGTACCAACCCTCATATCGTTGGAAGTCATACCCACCGTCATAGTCTCCGGTGAGGCAATTACTCCCTGTTGACTGGTAGGCTGGATGAAGGGCGTTGACATCCTTAATATGCCCAGCTCCCAAGGCCAACTTGCGGGGATTTTCTCCACAGCTCGCATCATACTTCCTTAAAGAAAGACGAACGTATGGCGAATTCAGATTGAGTCCCGCAAGTGAATCAAATTTCCGTTCTTCAGGGAGTTCTGGCTGCCAGTCTGGCTCAAAAGCGTCCATAGCATTACCGACAAAGGAAAGTGATAAAAGGGACAGCACCAAAGAAATTTTTTTCAGCATTTTTGAACCCTTAAATTTTGACATTTAACAATTCAATATCACAAATAGAGATTTAAAGATCAATTGGTATTTAATTTCTCGTAAGGGGGGTTGCCTAATCCTGTATGTAAACTAAACAAACCCCTCAAGAACCTATTTTAAAACTGGGGATGCTTTAATGAATTCTATATTTCTTTCACCCCAACCCCGATGTTGTAGTCCAATATCTGGATGCATCCCCCCATTGTTACAAGCCTCGAATTGATAATTGCCTGCCATTTCTCTGTTTGCTTCAGAAAAGTGGGTTGTATTGGAACCATCAAAATGCTTATCAAAAACTTGCCACCCATCACAAAACTCATTGCCATCCACCTTTTTAAAGTTAGGATGCTTGGATTGACTTGCCAAAGGCTTATCTTGAAGATAGATTGCGCCAGTTGGTTTTAACAAGCGGGATATTCTGCTCATTATATCTGTTTTCCAGTCAGCACAGTTAGAAGCGCAAGTATCAAAATATATTTTATCGACACATCCAGCAAACATTCTAATGTTTTGTAAATAGACGCCATCATAATTCTCTTGAGGAATTATCTCTTTTGGGAACATCGCTTTCAAGATTAGATCCCAATGGCTAACATCATTAAAATTACCAATCAAAACGGGCGTTTCAATTAGCGAATCCATGTTGCAAACTTGCCCCTTAGGAATCGTTGTATGCTCTGCAACATATATTCGAACAGGACATTTGAAAGGAATGGCAACTTTTTTTCTGGGGTCTGTTTGTTCACGTTTTCCTTCTTCAACCAACATCGCTGCCACATGGTCTTCATACGGGCCAGCTCCCAAAAATATATGAACTTCCCGCAATTCAGCCTGGGCTCTGCGAACCGCAAAAGTAATGGCCTCTAGGCTTTGTTCTTGGTGAACCTCTAACGGGACCATGTCAACCACGGGGCTATTATTGACTTTATAGTCTACAGGGGGTTTAGCACCCGCTGAAGCTTCCAAAACCCTTTGAAATTCTAGCTTCTCATTAAGGGATATGCTCTCTTCAAGAGCAGCAATTTGAGCAAGAACCTCTTGATCCAAGTCATCACCCGCAACATTCGATATTTGTTCAAGCAATAAGGCTAATCTTTCCTGTTCACTGGGAGGCGCTTTCCGGGCGAGCTGCTGGGGGGCTCGTGGATGAAGTTTAGGTCCATGTCGAACCGCAGCAGGTTGAAATGCAGCAGCTTGAACCGCAGCAGCTTGAACCGCAGCAGGTTGACCTTTCCTCTCCCCTATCTCAGGGATTTGTTTAGGACTTTCTTTTTGTACAGATAAAGGCGCTTTCGCCCTTGATGGCACCATGTTTGTTGTCGATGGGGGGGTGCCATTCAAATTGTTCAGGTCTATGCATTGAGTTCCATTTTGAAAGGCGATGAAACTCACAAAAGCAAGGGAAAGTATTTTTATGTTCATAATAGGTATCCTAAATAAATTCTTTAAAGTTGTGGGTGCAATTTATAATCGACTACACATTTAAATGAAGGTCTGTTTTTCGATTTGTTCTTACTTGATAACAACAATTCTTCTTTGAAAGTATATACAGAATCTTAATTGCAACGTAAAGAAGTTTCTAATAAATGACAAGCAATAGATATGACTTTTGAAATAGTTTTATAAACCATATTTTCGTGTTTATTCATCTTAAAATCTAGATACGAGGATAAGTAAAACCAACTCCCCCAACAAAGACTTGCCCTAAACTGAAAAGCGCTTATAATTTATGATATATCAACACACTTATAAGCGAGTAGACACCTCATGACAGCCCACAAAATAACCCTCATTGAAGGCGATGGTATTGGCCCTGAAGTTGTGGGCGCCACCCGCAAAATCATTGATGCCACTGGCGTTAAAATTGACTGGGAGGTCGTCGAGGCTGGCGCAGAAGTCTTTAAGAAAGGCTTGTCCACAGGCGTTCCGCAAGAAACGATTGACTCCATCCTACGCAATAAAGTCGCTCTCAAAGGTCCGTTGGAAACACCCGTTGGATTTGGTGAAAAGAGCGCTAACGTCACGTTACGCAAGATGTTTGAAACCTACGGCAATATCCGTCCCATCCAAGAGATCCCGGGCGTCATCACCCCCTACTCCGGTCGTGGTATCGACTTAGTGATTGTCCGCGAGAATGTGGAAGACCTTTATGCCGGCATTGAACATATGCAAACGCCTGGTACCGCCCAATGCCTCAAGCTGATCTCACGAAAGGGGTGTGAAAAGATAGTCCGCCTCGCCTTTGAATTTGCCCGTTCTGAGGGGCGCAAGAAAGTTCAATGTGCCACAAAAGCCAACATTATGAAGCTCACAGAAGGGCTCATGAAGCGAACCTTTGAAGACGTTGCTAAAGAATATCCTGATATTGAAGCCTACCATATCATCATTGACAACTGCGCCCACCAAATGGTGAAGACCCCTGAGAATTTTGATGTCATTGTGACCACCAACATGAATGGAGATATTTTAAGCGACCTTGGTTCTGCCCTCATTGGGGGCCTTGGCTTTGCGCCAGGAGCCAATATTGGGGATAATTATGCGATCTTTGAGGCAGTACATGGCTCGGCTCCCAAATATGCTGGCAAAAACAACATCAACCCCACAGCCGTTCTACTCTCGGGCGTGATGATGCTGCGCCACTTGAAGGAGTTTAATGCCGCCAGCCAAATCGAGCAGGCCCTGTTCCGAACCTTTGCCATCGACAAGGTCCTTACCCGCGATGCCATTGGCGACAAAGGCGCTGCCTCCACAACCGAATTCACCCAAAAGGTTATTGATAACTTAGGCAAAACGTACCCCGGCTATAAGGTGCGCGAACATAAAGCCCTTAAAATTCCCCATATCTCTAACGCCCCTGACTTTGTCAAAGTCGAGACACGGTCCGTCAGCGGCATCGATGTATTTATTGAGTCAGCGTTGACTGCTGATGAGCTTGGTCAAACTCTTGAGCGAACAGCTGCTGATACGGCTTTCACCCTCAAAGGCATTTCCTGCCGTGGTGTCAAGGTATACCCCGCATCGGGCCCAAAACTCGACCCGGCCGATCTCTTCCGGTGCCGTTTTATGAGCCACGACGGATCTGATGTAGATGACGCCAGAATATACGACCTCCTAGAGCGTATCACGCCACACCATCGCTGGACGCATCTTGAGAAACTCAATGTATTTGATGGCGTTCCAGCCTTCTCTAAAGATCATGGTGAGGATTAAGAGATCATGATGCTGTCCGGTGACCTTCTCACCCTCACCTCTCCCACAACCCTTGAGCGTGACGGCAAAATCTTTGACTGTCGTACAGGCCGCGGGGGGATTCGAGCGACCAAGGTTGAAGGCGATGGTGCCACCCCCATTGGCATATTTCCCTTACGGCAAGTTTTCTATCGCCCCGATCGGATTCGCCCCTTTGCCTGTGATTTACCCATGGTGAGTCTCACGCCCATAGACGGCTGGTGCGACGACCCTACGGACCCTTTGTATAACCAACTCATCAAAACCCCTTATGCCGGCAATCATGAGATCCTTTGGCGGGAAGACCATGTGTATGATATATTGATTGTCATTGGCTATAATGATGATCCCGTTATTGCGCCGAAAGGAAGCGCGATCTTCATCCATTTGCTCAACGATGACCAAACACCCACAGCCGGATGTATTGCCCTTGCTCGGGGAGATTTAATTGAGCTTTTAGGGGATATCACCCCGTCAACTCAACTCGTTGTACCTGCCCATCTGGATCAAGCCATTTCTCCCCTCATGTCAACTGTTTTGCAGGAGAATCACTCATGAATTTCCTCAATCACGACTGGCTTGGTTACGCGGCTACCCCTGAGGAGGCCTTTCGAATCATCCGAGATACCGGCATCTATTATCTGGGCGTATCTATTGCCTACGTGCTTTCTTATCTCTATATGCTCCCCCATTCTCAAAACGTACTAAAGAACAATAAGATTCATTTAGTTGCCATGATGTTGTGGGGAGTTGCAGGATTGTGCCTGACATATCCCTCTCCATTTTTGACCACATTCTTTAGCTTTTTTGTCACTGCATTGTCTTTATTCGTCCTATGGAACCTCAGCTTCACAAGCGTTCTCGCCTCCCAGATTCCTTTGAGCTATGAAACGGTAAAAACAGACAACAAACGAGCGCTCTACGCCATGACCTCCTTAAAGAAAAGGAATCGCACCCTTGACGATATTTTGGGAGGTTCGATCATGAATGAGCAGATATTATGGCTTCTTATTTTCTACCGTTCTGCTATTACCTTGAGGGCAGTGTTTGGATTGTGAGGGGGGGTATATGTCAACCCACCAGTTCATTCTATCAAAGGAAACTGAAAGGGATAATGGGGCGAGTGACCGGATTTGAACCGGCGGCATCCAGGACCACAACCTGGCGCTCTAACCAACTGAGCTACACCCGCCACATACCTTCAAGTTCTATCCTTTTCCCCCTTAAGCCGTCAAGGGTCTTATCAAATGCGTGACCATTTCTCTTGGCCCCACTTGAACTTATCTCCCCTTCCCGCTTATGATGGGATATTAAGGGAATAAGTTACCCACGCCACTTGAGGGGGGTTATGACATGGCATTACACGCGAGCATCCTATTTTCTGGAATTTTTGGTCTCCTCTACATTTATTTATCAGCTCAAGTCACATTGCTGCGCGTTAAGTATCAAGTTGGTCTTGGCCATGGGGGACACTTAGACTTGCTCAAAGCTATTCGCATTCATGGGAATTTCTCCGAATATGTTCCCTTCGCTCTTTTTCTCATGTTCTTGAGTGAGCTTATTGGCGGGCAGAGTTGGATGATCCACACCTTGGGCGTCATCCTTGTTATTGCGCGCGTTCTTCACATCGTTGGCCTTCGAAAAACGGAAGGACCCTCGATTTATCGACTCCTTGGAGCCTCCTTAACTTGGGCTGTCATCCTCATATTCTCTGTCTTTTGCCTCGTTTCGGCTATTTAGTAACTTAACTTTTATACGACAGGGAATTTATTTAAGAAACATTCATTGACTTATTAAGCTCTAAATTTACGAATATTTAAGAGATTCTCTTCTAAAATAGAAGAAAGTTGTTTTAGATGAGGAATAGTCATGACGATAAAAACAATTATACCTATGGATTTATATCGGCGGATCAAGATGGGACACAACGTCGTCCTTGTCGATGTCCGCACACAAGATGAATTTGATGAAGGTCACATCCAAAACGCCCTCTCGTTTCCTATAGAATTCTTCTTTGCGAAAGACGTTATTCAGAAGATCAATACGACTTACCCGGAATCCCCAACAATTTATGTCATTAGTGGATCCGGATCCAAGGCAAACGAGGCAACGTTGCTCCTTGCGGCTGAAAACTATGAATACATTATGTTAGTTGAAGGCGGCATGCAGGCCTGGGAAAAAATAGGCCTTCCCGTAAGGCGTCCAAGATCTAAGCTGATCGCAGGTCAACACCTCGAGATCACTCAACAAATCCTGATCGCCATTGGCGGTACTGTTACAGTTGCAACACTTCTTGGGACTCTTGTAAACTCAGCGTTCCTTGCCATCACTCTCTTGGCAGGTATGGGCATAGCCTATGAGGGAATCTTTGGCACTGACTACTTACGCCAATTCCTGGCAAGAATGTCTTGGAATCGGGAAGGATAGTCTCCTTACTTCATAATTCTTGTTTGATAAGCAAGTTTCTCTTATAAAGGGGATATGCTATTCGCATGCGCGCTCTCGTGCTAAGATCACAGAGGCCAATGTTCCCGTAGCTCAGCAGGATAGAGCGCAAGATTCCTAATCTTGAGGCCGTGGGTTCGAATCCCGCCGGGAACGCCATATAAATAAAAATCCGTAAAATCAAGAGCATAGAGCGAAGCGTCTCTTGAGTTTGGGGATTTTTGTTTATAAAGTGACCCTCGGGGGATGAGAACCCACCTGTGGGGTCGGGCTGAAGCAACGCCCGTAAGGGTGGTAATCCCGCCGGGAACGCCAAATAAAGAAAAATCTATAAAGTCAAGAGTTCAAGCGCAGCGTCTCTTGAGCTTATAGATTTTTGTTTATAAAGTGACCTTCGAGGGTGAGAACCCACCTGTGGGGTCGGGCTGATGCAACGCCCGTAAGGGTGGTAATCCCGCCGGGAACGCCATCCGCCTTCGGTATCTCGCCAGGCTTATAAGTCTGGGGGCGGATTATAGACGGCAATGACTCCCGCTGAATCACCGAGATCATTAGGTGTTACCTCAAGTAATATATGTCCATTTTTGCCGATATGAAATGCTAATGGATTCTCAAAACCATGATCTGATACAAGTTTGCCAAGAGCTTCAGGTGAGTATATACGCGAAGTCGATTTATGAAAGAAGATAGAGCCAAAAGTTATCGTCCTCAAAAGTTTCTTTTCTTCTTTTAGGATGGCATCAATCTTTTTTCGGATCTGCACATCTTGCAACTGCTTTGCTTCAGGCATGGCAACCCAATTGTTCTTAAGTTCTGATCCCACTCTCGTCATCATATTTGGATGCCTCATATAAATCCTAAGTTTTTGATACTCCTTCGGATCCAGATCCTCACTACATTCTTCGTCACTTAATTGAACCCTTTTTAAAGGCAAGCTGACTTCTTCTTGATTACTTTGAATGAAAAGATAAGAAACCGTCCTTCGAGTTAGGAAGGGGGTTTGTACACATGTCGGATATCGCAGCCCATTTGTTGTAAAGATAATGCGACCCTTCGGTTTCAAAAGTGATTTTATAATTGAAAATAGGAAATTCTGTTCCTTGTCAGTGAAAAAATGCAAGAAATTACCCGCATAAATAATATCAACTTGAGAAATTAAGTCTGGACGTTCTTTTAAAATATCAAAAACACTACAGCAGACAGATTCCAGTTGATCTGCCACCTCAGGAAGTGATGCTTTTCTCTGCTCAAATAGAGCAACCTCCTTTGGGTTAAAATCCAACAAAAGTGAACGCTTCGCCCCCGCAAAGGCAAATAGCGTGGCAAGAGATCCATCAGCACCGGCTAATTCCAAGACGGTTTTACCCGGGCTAAGTCTCATCGTATACGCAACGGTTTCAGGGTTCATACACATGAGTATTCCATATTTTGACTCATTTCCATCAGGATGAATACCACGCGGTGCAACCTCATAACGGGACTCTACAAGCGCAACAACTTTGGAAAACGTTGGTTCCATACGAAATTCTGGAAGAAGGAGGGGTTTTAAAACATCAGGATCAGACAACTTGGTATGTCGTTCGAAGGCCTTTTCCCCAACATCATCCATTGATAAAACTGCATTTAGGTTTATTAATACGAAAAACATAAATAAAATTCTCTGAAACATCTTATTTCCTCGCTGATCGGTTTATCGTTTTGTCCTTTAAATGTAATTAGTTTAATACAAAATGGGAAAAGACACATTAGCAATTGTTTGTCGTTCCTCTTCATAATCAAAGAACAACACCCTTTATTTGGTCGTATCTGCAGGATAGGCATCCTCTCTTATTTCAGCTAGCCGACGGGTCACTTTTCTAAGTCGAAGAAACTCTTTTTCCTTTTTACTCACTGAAAGAAACAATATATATAGGGCAATTTTTTCATGGGTTTCACATAATTCTTCATACATTCCCATACAAGTCATCGCAAACCTTAAAAATCGTTCCCCACTCATTTTTGTTACTATTTCTTCATATGATTTTTGAAAACCTTGGGGTTTTGCAGTAATCCTTGAAGAAATATTGGTTTTTTGTTCCTCTTCAACCTTGCGTAAAAATAATAGGCTACCCTTAACTGTCTCTGGCTGGATAGGCGTAGCACCCTTCCTTAACTCCTCCTGTAGGGTATTTGTCACACGATCTAGGATGCTTTTATCACAAAACCATTCACAAGGTAAAACAGGCGTTGCTGGACGTTCATCTGAAAATACTCCACCAACGTCTAAAGTACCAATTAACTGTCCAAAAATTTCAGTGGGTGGACCTTTTTCCCATGAGTCACTCATGAAGCCCTTCTCCCAGTCGAGTTCAGAATTGCATAATTTGTTATCTTTTTTTCTTTGAATTCTAATAAATGTATCTCGAATTTCTAGACTCACGTGCTTAAAAATCTCAAAAACCAGAATCCTATCCCTATCATCGGACTTCTCATAGATGGCCTTACACAAAGATGCGAAATAGAGAAAGGCGCCTTGATTCATTTTTGTACATTGTTCTTCGAGCATCTTGTTAAATTGCTCGGGTCTAAATACAGCTTTATTAATGTCAATATCATCTTTAATTTGTATGCGCTTCATTACCTCTCTTAATTCTACTTCTGAAATAATTTCCTTGCGCCAAAACTTTCCGCCAAAAGTATCCGTAAGATTGTACAGAGTCCTATAATTGTCAAGGGGCCGAATATCGCTCCCAACTGCAGGATTTATGATTAAACAAACAACAAGGGGCAATACAATGTGTAAAAATGGTTTTTTCATGACAGCCCTCTTTTCTTTTAATATGAAATATTAACACATTCTTTTTGTGCACCCAAATTATATCCTTCAGGTGACAATTTGGTGACAATGGGTTTTGGAGATGGATATTTAACAGCACAAAAGACCAACTATCTTATTGTTTTTATGGTGTTATTTGCAAACTCCAACACCCCCTTACCCTCTTGATTCCTAATCTTGAGGCCGTGGGGTCGGGCTGAAGCAACGCACTTGTGCGGTAATCCCGCCGGGAACGCCATATAAAGAAAAATTCCTAAAATCAAAAGCATAGAGCGAAGCATTTCTGGAAGCTTTTATAATTTTAGTTTTTTCAATAGCCTACTGCTTCAATGTGCAGAATTGTGCAAATTCAAGAATAAAAATATTGCACAATTCTGCACAATTCTGCACAATAGGGGCATGGAACACTCATTTGACCTCACGCCGCAGCTTGTTAAAGCATTAAATCAATTAGATAATGCTTATGCTGAGGCTTATATAACTTTGCAAAACTCTTCAGATGAAGAACGCCAAGCTCTTCATCGATACGCCCGTATTAGCATGGTTGGCGCGTCAACTCGAATAGAAAACGCCCAACTAACTGACTCAGAAGTGAGTTGGTTGGATACAATACTATCGGAAGACGGTAAAACGACTGCATTAGATCAGAATCGCACTTTGATAGAGGATAAGCTCTCAAAAGATAGAGAAAGAAGTATCGAAGAAGTCGCAGGGTGTCGAGCTATGCTTCTTTATATTTATGAACAATACAAGGACTTAGTACCCCTTACAGAAATTGAGCTTCGTAGTCTCCATCATATTTTAATGAGGGATTACCAAAAAGCCCTCCCCTACGCAGGTAGTTACAAAATACAATCTAATTCAGTTAGGGCGCACAATAATCAAATAGGAGAAAGTCGCATTGTGTTCCTAACAGCCGATGCAGGCCCTATAACAGCATCTGCGATGAAAGACTTGGTAGAATGGTACAATGAAATTTCACCCCTTTCACCTTGGACTGTTGTGGCTGCCTCAGAGTTTGTCTATCGCTTTTTGGCAATTCACCCATTCCAAGACGGAAATGGGAGGATGGGAAGAGGACTATTTTTGCTGACCTTATTGCAATCACCATCAAATGTTATTTCCACAGTCTCCAGATACCTTGCCATTGATCGCTATATTGAGAAACACAAAGAAGATTATTATGCTGTATTAAATAGGTGCTCAGAAGGACAGTACCGCCAGAACCCTAAAGAATATAAGATTCAGTATTTTGTAAAGTTTATGATCAAAGTTCTCCTCGAAGCGGTTGAGGGCATTCAAATAGCTAAACAAAAATTTGCAGCTGAAAAAAAACTTTCCGAGGCTGCACAAAAAATTCTCACTTGCTTTAAAGAACAACCTGAAATTCGTTTAACTACTGGGAAAATCATAGAGCTAACGGGTTTAAGACGTAGAGGTCTGATTTACGCTTTAAATACACTACTTGAATACAAAATGATTCAACGATATGGGCAAGGTCGTGCAGTTGCGTATCAACTGATATTCTAATAAGTCTGGACGTTCTTTTAAAATATCAAAAACACTACAGCAGACAGATTCCAGTTGATCTGCCACCTCAGGAAGTGATGCTTTTCTCTGCTCAAATAGAGCAACCTCCTTTGGGTTAAAATCCAACAAAAGTGAACGCTTCGCCCCCGCAAAGGCAAATAGCGTGGCAAGAGATCCATCAGCACCGGCTAATTCCAAGACGGTTTTACCCGGGCTAAGTCTCATCGTATACGCAACGGTTTCAGGGTTCATACACATGGGTAATCCGTATTTTGACACTTGTCCCTCCACATGAATACCACGCGGTGCAACCTCATAACGGGATTCTACAAGTGCAACAACTTTTGAAAACGTTGGTTCCGTTCGAAATTCTGGAAGAAGGAGGAGTTTTAAAACATCAGGATCAGACAACTTGGTATGGATGTCCCTCCTTGCTCAACATTCACCTCGTCCTCACACACCCGTTGAGGGGGCAAAGAAGGGTTTAGCCAAGCACGCGACCCCTTAACGATATGTTCACCTTTCTGT
It encodes the following:
- a CDS encoding NADP-dependent isocitrate dehydrogenase translates to MTAHKITLIEGDGIGPEVVGATRKIIDATGVKIDWEVVEAGAEVFKKGLSTGVPQETIDSILRNKVALKGPLETPVGFGEKSANVTLRKMFETYGNIRPIQEIPGVITPYSGRGIDLVIVRENVEDLYAGIEHMQTPGTAQCLKLISRKGCEKIVRLAFEFARSEGRKKVQCATKANIMKLTEGLMKRTFEDVAKEYPDIEAYHIIIDNCAHQMVKTPENFDVIVTTNMNGDILSDLGSALIGGLGFAPGANIGDNYAIFEAVHGSAPKYAGKNNINPTAVLLSGVMMLRHLKEFNAASQIEQALFRTFAIDKVLTRDAIGDKGAASTTEFTQKVIDNLGKTYPGYKVREHKALKIPHISNAPDFVKVETRSVSGIDVFIESALTADELGQTLERTAADTAFTLKGISCRGVKVYPASGPKLDPADLFRCRFMSHDGSDVDDARIYDLLERITPHHRWTHLEKLNVFDGVPAFSKDHGED
- a CDS encoding L,D-transpeptidase family protein, encoding MLSGDLLTLTSPTTLERDGKIFDCRTGRGGIRATKVEGDGATPIGIFPLRQVFYRPDRIRPFACDLPMVSLTPIDGWCDDPTDPLYNQLIKTPYAGNHEILWREDHVYDILIVIGYNDDPVIAPKGSAIFIHLLNDDQTPTAGCIALARGDLIELLGDITPSTQLVVPAHLDQAISPLMSTVLQENHS
- a CDS encoding MAPEG family protein: MALHASILFSGIFGLLYIYLSAQVTLLRVKYQVGLGHGGHLDLLKAIRIHGNFSEYVPFALFLMFLSELIGGQSWMIHTLGVILVIARVLHIVGLRKTEGPSIYRLLGASLTWAVILIFSVFCLVSAI
- a CDS encoding rhodanese-like domain-containing protein, whose protein sequence is MTIKTIIPMDLYRRIKMGHNVVLVDVRTQDEFDEGHIQNALSFPIEFFFAKDVIQKINTTYPESPTIYVISGSGSKANEATLLLAAENYEYIMLVEGGMQAWEKIGLPVRRPRSKLIAGQHLEITQQILIAIGGTVTVATLLGTLVNSAFLAITLLAGMGIAYEGIFGTDYLRQFLARMSWNREG
- a CDS encoding class I SAM-dependent methyltransferase; this encodes MFFVLINLNAVLSMDDVGEKAFERHTKLSDPDVLKPLLLPEFRMEPTFSKVVALVESRYEVAPRGIHPDGNESKYGILMCMNPETVAYTMRLSPGKTVLELAGADGSLATLFAFAGAKRSLLLDFNPKEVALFEQRKASLPEVADQLESVCCSVFDILKERPDLISQVDIIYAGNFLHFFTDKEQNFLFSIIKSLLKPKGRIIFTTNGLRYPTCVQTPFLTRRTVSYLFIQSNQEEVSLPLKRVQLSDEECSEDLDPKEYQKLRIYMRHPNMMTRVGSELKNNWVAMPEAKQLQDVQIRKKIDAILKEEKKLLRTITFGSIFFHKSTSRIYSPEALGKLVSDHGFENPLAFHIGKNGHILLEVTPNDLGDSAGVIAVYNPPPDL
- a CDS encoding Fic family protein, whose product is MEHSFDLTPQLVKALNQLDNAYAEAYITLQNSSDEERQALHRYARISMVGASTRIENAQLTDSEVSWLDTILSEDGKTTALDQNRTLIEDKLSKDRERSIEEVAGCRAMLLYIYEQYKDLVPLTEIELRSLHHILMRDYQKALPYAGSYKIQSNSVRAHNNQIGESRIVFLTADAGPITASAMKDLVEWYNEISPLSPWTVVAASEFVYRFLAIHPFQDGNGRMGRGLFLLTLLQSPSNVISTVSRYLAIDRYIEKHKEDYYAVLNRCSEGQYRQNPKEYKIQYFVKFMIKVLLEAVEGIQIAKQKFAAEKKLSEAAQKILTCFKEQPEIRLTTGKIIELTGLRRRGLIYALNTLLEYKMIQRYGQGRAVAYQLIF